The Coregonus clupeaformis isolate EN_2021a chromosome 8, ASM2061545v1, whole genome shotgun sequence genome has a segment encoding these proteins:
- the LOC121572739 gene encoding plasminogen activator inhibitor 1, whose protein sequence is MLCLYVCFFLSFSGVALSNLQEKQTDFGMRVFSHVAQTSMGSNLAFSPYGVATILGMAQLGAGGNTLKTLNAKLGFSLQERGMLRQQCLLQQYLSSEEGVELASGVMVEKKMALEKGFRRRLGKAFQASPHQLDFSRPDQALEFINAWVSDHTAGTIPSFLSSGALTDETRMVLLNALHFQGLWKVPFDPKMTEERLFHCANGSSVPVPMMRLTHRFNYGEFETPDGVDYDVIEVPYEGESLSMLLVTPFESERPVSALSSELTTRRLQQWREELRSVNRQQALPRFTLDTEVDLKSTLTRMGLGDMFNLAKADFTRITTEERLCVSKVLQKVKIEVNEKGTKGSAATAAIMFSRMAVEEITLDRPFLFLIQHKSTGAVLFMGQVNQPQQH, encoded by the exons ATGCTGTGCCTGTACGTGTGCTTCTTCCTCAGCTTCTCTGGAGTGGCCCTTTCTAACCTCCAGGAGAAACAGACAGACTTTGGAATGCGGGTCTTCTCCCATGTGGCCCAGACCTCCATGGGCTCTAACCTGGCCTTCTCACCCTACGGCGTGGCCACCATCCTGGGCATGGCTCAGCTGGGCGCTGGGGGTAACACCCTGAAGACACTCAATGCCAAATTGGGCTTCTCTCTACAAG AGCGAGGGATGTTGCGTCAGCAGTGTCTGCTACAGCAATACCTCTCCAGTGAGGAGGGAGTGGAGCTGGCCAGTGGGGTCATGGTAGAGAAGAAGATGGCCCTGGAGAAGGGCTTCAGGAGGCGGCTGGGGAAAGCCTTCCAGGCCTCCCCTCACCAGTTGGACTTCTCCAGGCCAGACCAGGCCCTGGAATTCATCAACGCCTGGGTCTCTGACCACACCGCAG GTACCATCCCTTCGTTCCTGTCATCCGGTGCTCTGACCGACGAGACCCGCATGGTCCTGCTGAACGCTCTGCACTTCCAGGGGTTATGGAAGGTGCCCTTTGACCCCAAGATGACAGAGGAGAGGCTGTTCCACTGTGCCAACGGCAGCTCTGTGCCCGTACCCATGATGAGGCTCACACATCGCTTCAACTATG GTGAGTTCGAGACCCCCGACGGTGTGGACTATGACGTCATCGAGGTTCCGTACGAGGGCGAGTCCCTGAGCATGCTGCTGGTCACACCCTTCGAGTCCGAGAGGCCAGTGAGCGCGCTCAGTAGCGAGCTGACCACCAGACGCCTGCAGCAGTGGAGAGAGGAGTTGAGGAGTGTCAACCGTCAACAGGCCCTGCCCAGGTTTAccctggacactgaggtggatcTGAAGTCTACACTGACCAGGATGGGGTTGGGGGACATGTTCAACCTGGCCAAAGCAGACTTCACTCGCATCACCA CTGAGGAAAGGCTGTGTGTGTCCAAGGTTCTGCAGAAAGTCAAGATTGAGGTGAACGAGAAGGGAACCAAGGGATCAGCTGCCACAG CTGCCATTATGTTTTCTCGTATGGCTGTAGAGGAGATCACCCTGGACAGGCCCTTCCTTTTCCTCATCCAACACAAGTCCACAG GTGCTGTACTGTTCATGGGTCAAGTCAACCAACCCCAGCAACACTAA